A genomic region of Sinobacterium caligoides contains the following coding sequences:
- a CDS encoding DUF6714 family protein — MVSHNKAQQADLRRLCAALGEIVNVSSFVETTYNLFESFDKPEHATNIDHCEECRDHNDEVNGVNRRDLSPEQIGTVCWGISSFLTPQATGYYIPRLIELAVTGQDDKDGDPYMCLFINQIGLNSESEQFSLLTNEQRLAVCNSLGILKNSYIQLLIEHCWEDEIDNAITQWTT, encoded by the coding sequence ATGGTAAGCCATAACAAGGCGCAGCAAGCCGACCTCCGGCGGTTGTGCGCGGCGTTAGGTGAAATCGTGAATGTCTCCAGTTTCGTAGAAACTACGTACAATTTATTCGAGTCGTTCGATAAGCCTGAGCACGCAACTAATATTGATCATTGCGAGGAGTGTCGGGATCATAACGACGAAGTGAATGGCGTAAATCGAAGAGATCTATCGCCAGAACAGATCGGCACCGTCTGCTGGGGTATTTCATCATTTTTAACGCCTCAAGCCACGGGGTATTACATCCCTCGTCTTATAGAACTGGCTGTTACGGGGCAAGATGATAAGGATGGTGATCCTTACATGTGTCTTTTTATCAACCAAATCGGCCTGAACTCTGAATCCGAGCAGTTTTCACTACTTACTAACGAACAGCGCTTGGCGGTTTGTAATAGCCTAGGTATTCTTAAAAATAGCTATATCCAATTACTAATCGAGCACTGCTGGGAAGATGAAATTGATAATGCAATTACCCAGTGGACCACCTAA